The following DNA comes from Frankia casuarinae.
GTGCCTCGGCGAGGCGATGCGTTCGCTGCACGACTGCGCGGTGGAGATGGTCCTCCGTGAGCGTGAGGAGCCGGGCAACGGCGCTCTGGGTGCCCTGACCGTGGTTCGGGACGAGGACGGCACAGGGTTCTCCGACGAGGAACTGGTGTCGACCGTCCTGCTGACCGCGATCGCCGGTTACGAGAGCACGGTCGTCCAGATCGGCAACGGGTTCCTGGCGATGTTCCGGCATCCGGAGCAGATGGAGCATCTGAAGCGGGGCAGGACGGACATCGCGGCGGCGGTCGAGGAGATCCTCCGTTATGCCCAGTCCAGCACTGGCTTCGCCGGCATGACGTACGCGATGGCCGACGTGGAACTGGGCTCGGTCACCGTCCCCGCGGGTGCCACGGTGTTCGTCTCGCTGGACTCCGCTGCCAGGGACGAGGCCCATGTCGACAGCCCGCAGCGGTTCGAGCTCTCCCGCGGTTCGGCCCGGCATCATGTGACGTTCGGCAGCGGACACCACTACAGAGCTTGAATGGTCAGGGTCTGGCTACGGCGGTTCCGGGTCGATGATCAGTTCGGTCTGGCCGAGGAAGCCGGCGATCAGGTCGGGCCGGTACTGGACGCGTTTGAGCAGGGTCTTGATCGTGGCGGTGAGCTGGTCGACGGTGACCCGGACGTGGTTGCCCAGGTCGCGTTTGACGTGGGCCCACACGCCTTCGACGGGGTTGAGGTCGGGGGCGTAGGCGGGCAGGGGGATCACGGTCAGCCAGTGGGCGTGGCGGGTGAGGAACCTGCGCATCGCGGCGCTGCGGTGGGTGTTGAGGTTGTCCCAACACAGGATGATCGGAGCACGGGGCTGGTGGTGCGCGGCGAC
Coding sequences within:
- a CDS encoding cytochrome P450 encodes the protein MQQCLGEAMRSLHDCAVEMVLREREEPGNGALGALTVVRDEDGTGFSDEELVSTVLLTAIAGYESTVVQIGNGFLAMFRHPEQMEHLKRGRTDIAAAVEEILRYAQSSTGFAGMTYAMADVELGSVTVPAGATVFVSLDSAARDEAHVDSPQRFELSRGSARHHVTFGSGHHYRA
- a CDS encoding IS630 family transposase encodes the protein MAGRDLGEGTRLAATTGAWIVFEDEAGQSLRPPKARTWAPRGHTPTVRVSGKGSGRVSMAALVCYRPGQRPRLFYRVLTHHGRKGERRSFSEDDYATLLVAAHHQPRAPIILCWDNLNTHRSAAMRRFLTRHAHWLTVIPLPAYAPDLNPVEGVWAHVKRDLGNHVRVTVDQLTATIKTLLKRVQYRPDLIAGFLGQTELIIDPEPP